The Nicotiana tabacum cultivar K326 chromosome 1, ASM71507v2, whole genome shotgun sequence genome segment ATtacaggtttagaattggcacgagagctCGGAATACAGTAGGTCTTAATCAAAAGCGATTCGCAGCTCGTAGTTAACCAAAAGTAGGGGATTTATATAGCTAGAGAGGCAAGGATGCAACAATACCTAgaaaaaaatgggacttagtcagacaattccaaacttggaaagtcaCGCAGATACCAAGGGAAGAGAATGTCGAGGCAGACACTTTGGCTAATCTTGCATCCGCGGCAGAAGTGACAAAGGAAGAAAACGCTTCTGTAATACACTTGTTTCATTCAGTGCTTGATCAAGACAAAACCGAGGTAAATTACAATAATCTAACTTAggattggagaaacgagattGTCAATTTTCTGCAGTATGGAATACtacctgaagataagaaaaaggctcaAGCACTTCGCCAAAATGCTACTCGTTACTGTTTAAATCaagacaatttatataaaaaaatgctCGGTGGCCCATTAGCAAGATGTCTCGGGCTTTCTCAAACGGAATATGTGATGAAAGAAATACATGAGAGATATTGTGGAAATCACGCTGGAGGAAGATCTTTGGTAAAAACTATAATTAGAGCTGGCTATTactggccaaaaatggaagaagaggcaaaatATTTTGTGGCAAAATGTGACAAGTGCCAAAGATATGGCAACAACATGCATCGACCAGCTGAATTGTTACATCCGGTTGTTGCACCATGGCGttttatgaagtgggggatggatatcggaGGTCCACTACCACAACCCAAAGGCAAGGTAAGATTTCTGTTAGTACTCAccgactattttactaagtgggtaaAAGCAGGAGTCTTAAATAAGTATGAGAAAAAAAGGTGAGAGACTTCACCTGGCAAAACATCATATGCCAGTTTGGGGTTCCAAAAGAGATCATGTGCGATAACGGACCGCAATTCATAGGTGCACAAATCACAGAATTCTTccaaagttggaaaattaaaaggattacctcGACACCTTATCATCTAGTGGCCAATGGACAAGTTTAATCAACAAATAAAGTTATTATCTACAACTTGAAGAAAAGACTAGAAGAATCAAAGGGCAAGTGGCCAGAGGTACTACCTGGAGTCttgtgggcttaccgaacaacaacaaaaataagtaCGGGAGAGACACCGTTCTCACTTATATACGGTGTTGAAGCCTTAATTCTAGTCGAAATAGGGGAGCCAAGTACGAGATATACTCGAGCTACTGAAGAGATGCGGGTAATCTGGATTTGCTTGAAGAAAGGAGGGAAACTGCCTTAATAAGGATGGCAGCGCAAAAATAAGTTATTGAGCagtattacaataggaaagcttgtctcagatacttcaagattggagACTACGTACTCAAGAAAGTTTTCTAATCCACGAGGGCAGCCAATGCAGGAAAGTtaagtccaaattgggaagggcCTTACAAGATTCATGGCATCGCAGGAAAAGGTGCATATGAGATTAAAACCCTGGATGGCAAGATTCTACCTTCAAGTTGGAATGATGTTCATCTAAAGAAGTACTATTTCTAAGGGAAGGAAATACCAACGGTCAGGTATCCCCacttatgatttttatttttaaattgttaaagttgtactaacaattttagatgatgggcaaaaagctagcccacactaaatgatgaatttagactTGAAAGGCACGCGAAAGAAACATAATTTccggtctagggttacaactattctAATGGAAATGTGATGGGTTAAGTAATCTTCATCTAAAATTAGACCTCCGAGTCatgtatgtttttccttttcagggaaAGGACCGCATGGAAGGAATAATCTAGGGGTGAGCATAATACCGACCGAACTGAAAGAACCGGTCGAACCGTGGATTTTGGTTTAATCGGTTTTTCGGTCGGTGCACGGTTTTAAAATTGTTAATTTTTGGATTTTCGGTGCGGTTTACGATTTTTGTATTTCGATTTTCGGTTAAATCAAAAAATCGAAATTTTTGTATTACCCATCTTATTGTCTACTGAGCTTACTTCTCTACCCAGATTCACattaagtaaaagaaagaaaaattaccaGGGCAACCATAAACGCTGATTTAATAATAACACTTGCATAGAATATGTATGGTTTCACCGCATCAATATCTATTGAAAGCCATACTGTCATTAACATTCAATAACTGAAGTTCAAAGTCGCTCAAAGAATAAGCACGGATGATGTCCTTAATGCAAAGCTCAGGCGccaatgttctcaatcacaacGCCTTTGTCCATCCTCTTCACAATACCGGCAATAACCTTTGATGTTCCTACAAACTGTAAATACTTCGGTGTTCCTACAACTGTTTGAAACCGAAAATATAAACCGGAAATAACCGAACCGAACTTTGAAAAAACCGCACCGAACCGTAAATACTTTGGTCTGATTTGGTTATTAATACTATAAAATCGAAAACCGATAAACTGAACCGTACTTATATAATAACCGATGAACCAACTGATGCCCACCCCTAGAATAATCAAGTGCttgagatttcatacttcaaagctcaaacgcttgggggactatataatatacatataataaatgtataaggaaggaaaagaagGCTGAAACAATTAAATTTCAAGTCAAGCCTAAAGTCACTCAACAAATATTAAGTTtagagcaaagtcacgagccaaAAACGCAAGCCTGATCCAAAAACCTGTGAAGAATACACTCGTGGATACAAATTTCAACGAATGTTTAGGTTAAATGCAGTATTTAGCCATGGGTCATAAAGAAaccttggattttcttttttacAAATCTGGTGTAAAGAAAACAGTTACGGAAGAGTTATAGAAGATATTTAAATACATGTAAGGTGTTACTTAAGTTTGACAAGTTCGAATGAAAACTTTTATCAAAGTTATTccaagaaacatgtgtgttcctatttcttctttAGAATGTTTGCACAGTAAAGCAAACTAAAAAAATCCTTGCAGAATTTGCTTGCTTTCATTTATTCTCGATGTTTTTGTTGAGCGCTATGTTTTGGCCTTTAATTTGATCTAAAAGTTTTAATTGGTGATGTTATATTTCTGCATCTTTTATTGATCTAGATCTAAATCTAGTATCTTCAACCTGTTTTTCACTGCCTCTCTTTGTTAAACCCCACTGTCGCTCTCCGCCGCGCGTGTTCTCCAACTTCCGGCGTCTCTCTGACATACTTTTCAGAGTTTCGCATTCTCACTCTGTTTGTACGGGTTCTTTCTTTACACTTTCTCTATCACCGAGATTTGTAAATTTCAAATATTAAATTATACAAAGTGGTACCCATTCCTGATCTTCCTTTGTCTCTTTCGATGATAGTAGAAATATAAAGGCATTGATCCATTTTGAATATTAAACTTATTTTGGTAAGTTTCTGCCTGATCTCCATTTTTCTGTATTCGTCCTTTTGgttattttttcttctattttaaccCACTTTCTGATATTTAGCAATAATTTCATACtttttggttttaatttcatACTTTGTATTTTCCTTCAATATTGTTTTTAGCTAACCCAAAGGTTTTTAGGGACCCAAAGATTTGATTTGAGTTGGTCTATCAAGACTCTATATAGTTGAATTTTCAGTTGAGAAGGGCACTTGTTCTATCTTGCTTCACGTCATCATATTCttcaatatttttttgtcttcttCTCCGTTCTTGGTACATTCTATATTGTTGGGACTATACCAGTGGTAGCGGTCATAGCTCCTgctggtttttgggtcgtggtattttctgtgttttcaggaattctcggagtattggagacaagttgggcgcacgagcactGGCAAAGGAGAGCGACCTGGGCGAGTGTCAGCAAAGGGCGGTAGGAAGTGGTGCGTGAGCGCACAACTGCATCGAGTACAACAAATCAGCCACAGGTTTTGTTATCaggagttggtacctcctgttttACTATTTCCCTTTTGTTGTTAGCTAAATTACTGTTACTTTACTTCGCAATAGTTAAACCTTTCAACTAGGATACTAGTTACCACTGGTTTCCTTCTTGTTTGATTTGCGTAcgttgtgcactagcgagtcttctctagatagttgtaggtgtagtggctgcagtctgggatgatagaataagggcatgtcctcAGGTGGGGCAGAGTGGGGGCTGGGGTTAGGGGGTGGGTCGGgtagcaggggaggtagagggggcaagggagcctataggttgagaatcggatcatggaacataggttcactaactagtaaatccatagagttggcgaaaatcctgcagaagaggaagattaatgtagcgtgtgtccaggagactaggtgggtcggatcgagggcgaaaaacgtggatgggtataagttgtggtactctggtatcctgaggggtaagaatggagtgggtatcctggtagatagtcatcttagagagtccgtggtagaggtcaggcgggtgaatgatagactaatgactattaagttggtggtaggtgagggtactttaaatgtcgttagcgcgtacgcaccgcaAGCAGGCTTAGATGAGGATATTAAGAGGtgcttttgggaggggttggatgagattgttcgtagtataccgccttctgagaggttattcataggaggagatttcaatggtcatattgggtcatctgcaagtgggtacactgaggtgcatggcggctttggttacgaagagcggaacggagggggcattgcgctgttggactttgccaaggctttcgatctagtcattgcgaactcgagttttacgaagcgggatgaacatttggttacttaccaaagttcggtggcgaagactcagattgactatctcctcctcaggagatgcgacagaaggttgtgcaaggactgcaaggttatccccggtgagaccctctcaacacagcataggcttttggtgatggacatttgtattaggataaggaggaagaagaggtcagtacaaggacgccctaggattaggtggggcgccttaactaagaataaagctaaggagttggaaggaaggttatcggcaatgggagcttggagaagtggTGGGGACACAAATACAATatggtcgacgacggcggactgtataagaaaggcggcgagagaggtgttagggatatctacgggccgCAATGGTGGTCataaaggagattggtggtggaatgcacttgtccaaggtaaagtggaagcgaataaagcggcttacctgcggttagtagggagcactaatgaggaggagaagagagagaacagtcagaggtataaggtagccaggaaggaggcaaagatggcagtgacggaggctaagacgacaacttttgctcgtctgtatgaggaactaaggaacaaaggaggggagaagaagttattccgactcgctaaggcgagagagaggataACTCGAGACTTAGACCaggtgaggtgcataaaagatgacgaCGGCAAAGTtctgatgggagatgaccagattaagaggaggtggcagacctactttcataaacttctaagtaaAGAAGGAGATCAAGATATTAGACCTGgggaattgaggaatgccgacagtcaccatgaattaggtaattgtagggacatcgagatcgatgaagtcatggaggcaatgcgtaagatgagagggggcagagctaccgggccagacgaaattccggttgaactgtggaggtgtgtgggtagagaaggcttggaatggcttactgcattgtttagtgttatattcaagactaataggatgcctgaagagtggaggtggagtacaatggtcctgttgtataagaacaaaggtgatgtccagagctgtaacaactataggggcatcaaattactaagtcataccatgaaagtttgggagagagtggtagaaatgagagtgcgaaggacggtgtctatttcagacaaccagttcgggttcatgccgggacgatctaccacagaagctatccaccttattaggaggatggtggaacagtacagggataggaagaaggatcttcacatggtgtttattgatttggagaaagcgtacgataaggttcctagggaggtcttatggagctgcttagaggataaaggggtcccgattgactatattagggtgattaaagacatgtatgatggagctaagactcgggttagaacagtaggaggcgactctgaacattttccagttattacggggttgcaccaagggtctgcgctcagcccattcctatttgccctggtgatggatgcactgactcatcatattcaaggggaggtgccatggtgcatgctatttgctgatgacattattctaattgacgagacacgaggcggcgtcaacgagaggctagagatttggagacatgctcttgagtctaaaggtttcaagttgagcaggacgaagacggaatacctcgagtgcaaatttggagttgagccgacggaagcgggagttgaagtgaggcttgactctcaagtcattcccaaaaggggtagtttcaagtaccttggatcggttatttaggggatcggggagattgacgaggatgtcacacaccgtataggggtggggtggatgaagtggaggttagcgtcgggagtcttgtgtgataaaaaagtgccaccgttactaaaaggtaagttttatagagcagtggttaggcctgccatgttatatggaactgagtgttggccggtaaagaactcacacatccagaagatgaaagtagcggagatgaggatgttgaggtggatgtgcgggaatacaagaatggataagattaggaatgaagatattcgagagaaggtgggcgtggcccccatagaggacaagatgcgggaagcaagactcagatggttcgggcacattcagaggaggagcactgatgcaccggtgaggaggtgtgagcgactggctgtagtggacacgcggagaggtagaggacgacctaagaagtattggggagaggtgatcagacaggacatggcgcgacttcggattactgaggacatggcccttaacAGGGAATTATagaggtcgagtattaaggttgtaggttaggggagagttgtaaatatttttacatcacaatagagtgagactaaccagttaggagttagactaagaatgtcattggtcatctattgatgcagggctttacctgctagtctTACTATACCAGTCATCTTTTTCGTAtgtcgtattctgtatttcatatatattgtattgctgttattttattatgcatttttatggtactaatatatcggcttaTGTTGCtttttgagtcgagggtctcctggaaacagcctctctacccttcggggtaggggtaaggtctgcgtacatattaccctccccagaccccacgtgtgggattatactgggttgttgttgttgttgttgttgttgttgtatgtttgCACagtatgaagttgagacgtcttcttcattaagtgtcttATATAAAAGGGTCCTCTTTTATAATTCATGCTTGATTCAAAAATTCATGAAATTAACTAAGCATTTTTAAGTGCAAAaagttaaaagggtaaaaaaaaacCACATATTAAAATTAAAGTGGAAGCAAGACCCTAAACTTATAAAGAAACAAGGCAAGGGCAAATCATTAAAAGAGTATAACAGAAACTCAAGTCAAAGGTATTATAAAAAGTTGAAGCAAATTCTTTATAATATTCTAAAATTATTTAGTTtaaactaagtatgaacttagtccTAACTTGATTATAGAAATCCCCAAAAAGACCTGGGGATATGTTGTTACCAAAAAACATTACCCCTAAATGGGACCAGGGGTAAAACCACCAAATGTTCCactaacaaaataaaaacaaaaaaaaagttaaacTTCACAAACAAACTTTCACTGTGGAGCAGGTTCTGAAGAAGAATTCAAGATAGTATCATCAGCAGCAGAAGGCTCGATTTGATAAGAAGGAGCTGGGACATCCACCACACCAGGATTATCTTCAATATTTTCGGGAGTATCAATCATGGGTGAAGAAAAGCTTTGGCTTTGCTAAATTTTTTCAATTGTCTCCTTGATCTTTGCTAACTCAACATCCAAGTTAAAACCTTCCTGTCTTACCTCCAAAAGAGTATCATGGTGCGTGTTCAAAATGGCTCAACTTACTTAAACAACGGCCTTGTCCTCAAGAGCCTCATAGTCTCTTTCCCAATGATCAATTTCACTATTGAGCTCCTCCCTCTCAGATAAAGCAGCATTGTAAGAATACTGTAAAGGGGCAAGTGAATTTTCCAAGAACTTGACCTTATCAGAAGACACTCGGAGATATTCTTGGGTCTGGGTGAGTGTTTGAACAGGCTCACCAGCATATACCTCTTTCTCATTCAACAGGGCCTTCAGACTTCTGATCTCTTCTATATCTTTGGAGAGTTGTTCGGCAAAAAATGACTCGAGAAGGTTCTTATCCTTGCCCTCCTGGTTGGAAGAAGCTTTCTCAACAGCTAGCTCTGATGCCATGACTTTTAGCTGTTGCTCTAAGGTACATTTGTTCTCTTCTAAAACTTCCATCTCAAGCTGGAGGTTTTCATACTGCTCTTTCTAATTATCTGCCTCAATCTGGTAATCATGCATCAATTTCTCTGTATGAGAAACCCTTTTTATCATCTCTGTGCCGATGAGATTgatttacataaaaaaaaaaggataagaaTCCTAGTAGAAGGAAAATGGTATAAGATATTAAAAGAAGTCTATACTTTTAATGATGATTGTACGATGTCATTCATCCAAGTCAAAGAACTATGACTTTCTAGCTTGGACTTTTCAACCGGACCAATCAAGGGTTTTAACCATACGTCAGTCTGGCCTAACTTCTTCAGAAGATTACCATCGGCAGGAACTTCAATGGTAATTCGCTTCATTACCATGCTTCCACTTGAAGAGCCAATTTCAGTACGAGAAATATTAGTAGCAGGGACAGTAGACGATGTCATAATGGCTTGAGGCGGAGTAGAAATAGCAGCAGTATGAAAAGGCAAATGGCGTTCCATTGGGATAGATACGGAGAAGGAGGCAAGAGGTACTTCCTCAGATACTAAGTCAAAGTCTTCATTATCAGACCCACACGAAAAAAGGTGTTCAGCAGAGTCACGAGCTATCATGGGAGTCTCTTTGTCAAAACTCACTAAAGTGGCTTCAACAGGCTCGGTCACGGGAACAGAACAAAGGGGAGGAGTAACTTCGTCATCCGAAATGACACATCTTCTAGCCCGCGGCTTTCTAACCAAAAAACTTCCATTCCGCTCCTCTTTATCTTCAGAATCCTGGGGTATGTCATCTATCCTTTTCGATGAAGAACTCAAGATTATCTCCTGAGCTCTCACCACAGAAATTCTAGAAGCTGCGATTGACTTAACACTTACACCACGAATAGGAAACCCTGATAAAAAGAAggtttaaataaattttaatgaaAGAATGAATAAAAATAGAAGGGGAAGAATAAAAGTTTTTACCGTGAGTCTTAACCTTCCAACCAAACCTATTTGAGAGGTACTTTCAAGATCTAACTTCCATCGGAGCAATAGTCAACAAGTTTTCTACCCAACTACGAAAATTGGAAATTTCTTCTACAGttcccatggttgctgaaaaaaaaaagtgaaacagTCACGGGAAGTACAAACTCGTAAAAAAAGAGAAAGTTGTAcagaaaacttacgtgcaaaattctatttttcaaGGAATGATATATTTTCTTCACCCACTAACCCTATCGTACGAGTAGTAACAAATCGGGCGTATCAGTCGCGATCTTTATCATCCTCACAGCTGACTAAACTCTCTTCCTCCTCGCCACCAAAGTAAAGATCCTATGACGGAACAACTTAGGGGAGTAGAGATGGATTAGATGAAAAAAGGTGAAAGGCAATTGAGCCAAATTATCCAAATACCTTAAACATGCAACAACCCTCCATACAGTGGGTCCAATTTGTCCTAAACACACATTGAAGAAGCGGCAGAATTAAATAATGACTGGATCAATAGGGGGTCTAAAGTCTAATGTAAAGGGGTACGCATACACAAAAGAAAAGCCAGCTTTGAAAGAAGCGATCCTTTGATTTGCATTAGGGATCAGAATTGGGAAATCGAACTTCCAATGATACTCTGTACGAACAACAGAGATCAAAACTTCAGTAATCTGTGAAGGGTAAACATCAGCATGATCATGAGAGGACATAAACCTGGTTTCTAATCGATTCTATATCAGTATAAAAAGAAAGTTCAGAAGGGATAATCTCGTCTACTGTAGGTTCACGGACTGGCTCGTTGGAATCTCTACTTCTGGCAGAAGACCTATGTGTAAGAGAAGCCTTAGTTCCAGAAGATGAAGGAGGAGTGGAACTaggttgagaagaagaagaacctcGAAGTGAAATTGACCCTAAACTACGCAACCTACCCCTCTCCTGCTTCTAGTAGGAGCAAGAGGAAGTTCATCTACTATAAGAACTTTTTGTGGAtcagggtttgaagaagaatatttgtgtgaagaagaagagaagattgAATAGTCAAAGATGGAAAACTTTTCTATGAAGTAAAAGACAAAAGGATATATTTATACTCAGAAGCAACCATCAAACAAAATGGTAATGATGGGAACGTCATAATGAAAACTGTCACTTCGTGATTGATGTAGCCATAAAAAGCCCTAAAAGACGCTGAAGGACTGTAGAACCAATTAAAAGCTACCACGTGTCAcatgcattaaatggaagtgacatgcGAAGCGTCAGTTCTAGAAAAGGTATAATGATATGTGGGAATGGTGGCAAAAATTCCCGCTTTAATGAGATCCACTTCCAAATATTTAATTGCTGAATAAATGGCAAatgggggactatctgtattggggaAAATCGAGTTAACATTTGAAATTAATTATATGGCTGACATGTCAAGACACGTGGATCAATAAAAGAATGACAGTTGGCAAAGAGTACACAAAGAGACGCGAGCCTTAATACATACGGGCAAAGGTtcaagaaaacaagaaggaacGGTTACTCGGATCTCTTGATAATTTGAAGGGACATCAGTGGAATGAACCAAGATAGcaaaaaagtacaaatacgtattATCTGCAATTAATGAGCATAAATGATAGGGAACGTTATAGAATCTTAACGAAATGGTTATGATTGCCAATTATAACGTTTCATTAATGTCATTAATTTCTTATAATGGCTTTATTATGAGAAGAAAGAAACATAgtacttagaaatagctataaatGGAGAGAAATAACATTTTGTATGGACATActgattattattggaatataCTGATTTACATTGCTTTATTTTGCTTACTCGGCTACTTCtcaattctatttttctttttcattacatcgttatttctttatttgattatcagtaacccgagttcttctaaaattaagTTTTGACTGAAATTTCTATTTTATGGTTAAACACTAATACCATTATCAATCTGTAAAAACTATTTTTGTCCCCGAATATATTTTCACTCTCCaaccaaatacagaaaaatatttttcagaagatattttctagaaattctcttaaaaataattttaagtttaaaGTAGATGTGTGCAAGCATGTTGCAACAAaattaaaagtttttcttttaaaaaatgcaagaaaaatgaTTCTTGAGATTTTCATTTTATGTTCAATAAAGATTTTTAGTCCAAACATTAGTTAAGCATAATAGATTCGTTTCATACTATCTCAATTCCAAAATTTTGGTTTAgtaatatatgtgtgtgtgtgtaatggACATATATCTTGTACTTATTGAATTGTATAAATACAAAGTGCAAATAAGTTTAAGTATGAGATGATAATACTCCCACTATTTCAATTTATAATAGTGTTTGAGTAGGCACGTAGTTTTAAAGAAAAAATCTAAAGCTTtcgagaaattttattttgagtgaGACCCAACCAACAAAACTTGTATGAGACACCTCTACCTATTTGACAAGTGAAAATATGGGTCCCACATATCTCCATCCCCTTTCTCAATTCCCTTGGTCATATTTTTACCAATTTTACCGGAtgacaaaatgaaaaagaagtcaACTTTTCTCCTCTATCTTCTACTCCTTTTCTAAAAGGAACAGAACAGGTGGATTTTTAGGATCGTTTGTTCGTATATGCTTGTCCAAATTCAAGAGTCTAAAAAGAAGAATGACTGAATTTTTTTTCCTGTATTTTAAAGTAGAAAAATGATGAGCAAAATATTTTTGTGCGATAATCATTGATTTTTTTGAGATATCTATGCTTTCTAGTTCCTTTGTAATTGTCGGATCAATAGTTTGGTTGAAGCTTATTAATCTGACATCTTACTGGCCTGCAATGATATAAACTCAACTTCacatttatcatttaattttagTATTGTTTCTTGGATACAACTTTGAATATCTTTAGGTTTGAAGACCTTTTCTTTTGTGATGATATGGGATTCTAGATTTGAATTTTTACGTATATTTTATTTTCTGCAATAATTGAAAATTGTTGGATTCTTAGTGTCATATACTAAATTTGAATCGTTGTTTGAGTTGAAAgtgttaattaaaatatttgatggtTGGATTCTACGAGACTGCATTGGAGAAGGAAAGGAACGAAATGCATTTGACTCAAAATTAAAGAGATGATGCATTTTAGTAAAAgttgaaagaagaaaagggatgaCTGTATATCACTGCTGGGAGAAACCGGAACATAAGTAGGTAATGTAGGACCCACTCTTCAGTAAAATTGGGTAAAAAAGATGAGAAATGAGATAGTGAAATGGAAAACACATAGTGTCAGAGAGATAAAAGGAGGAAGCTGACATATGAGACCCATATTTCCACTTGTCAAATAGGTAGAGGTGCCTCGTACAAATTTTATTGGTTGAGTCTCACTCAAAATACAATTTCTCAAAGCTTTCCATTAGAAACTTATCAGaaatttatttgataaaattatgtcattagaaaataaataattttaatttaaattatcTCCGAATATTAGAAAAAAGTGTCAGGAACATAGAAGGTCGTACAAACTTTCCCAATATGGAATGAGAAGCcaaacacgaaaatatggaaatagaAAGTGTCCTTCGTGTGACGGGACCCCGAGGACtaataactagggattttagTCTATTTTATGCTTCTTTTCgcttgagttttggattaaaaacGTGTACAAGTATTTCCAAAAGCTAActtgttgtacttgtttgcagtgtttggtcaagaAGAGATAAG includes the following:
- the LOC142162110 gene encoding uncharacterized protein LOC142162110, with translation MEVYIDDMMVKSQQAGDHIKHLSDTFQILHKFNMKLNPAECAFGVSLALKKQNQFEWSEECQQAIKNLKVYLSNPPLLAKPKDGEKLLIYLDVLEVAIPREENVEADTLANLASAAEVTKEENASVIHLFHSVLDQDKTEYGILPEDKKKAQALRQNATRYCLNQDNLYKKMLGGPLARCLGLSQTEYVMKEIHERYCGNHAGGRSLVKTIIRAGYYWPKMEEEAKYFVAKCDKCQRYGNNMHRPAELLHPVVAPWRFMKWGMDIGGPLPQPKGKVRFLLVLTDYFTKWVKAGVLNKYEKKR